In Desulfopila inferna, a single window of DNA contains:
- the hisJ gene encoding histidinol-phosphatase HisJ codes for MSGDFHMHTRFSDGSGTVDDMARAALKRGLTEIAITDHMPLPFINRYAIDAGQLMRYRQEIEEVRQKYSGRLRVNLGLEIEYIAEFRPWIESLVRQGWDYLLVSIHHLPGRERLHLVNGTAGEFAPLLEDFDNDGRALCHRYYGTLQEAISTGWFDTVGHLDVLKKHNRDFTFFDETSFWYRSLVSETLEIISRQGVKIEINTAGLGHPPREQYPGSMILREAAAKNIEFVLSSDSHSADTLGQYFDKFSALMHNQR; via the coding sequence ATGTCCGGCGATTTCCATATGCATACCCGGTTTTCCGACGGCAGCGGAACGGTCGACGACATGGCCCGCGCCGCCCTGAAAAGAGGACTCACCGAGATCGCCATCACCGATCATATGCCCCTGCCGTTTATCAATCGTTACGCCATCGACGCTGGTCAGTTGATGAGATACAGGCAGGAAATTGAAGAGGTACGGCAGAAATATTCAGGCAGGCTGAGGGTAAACCTCGGTCTTGAGATCGAATATATTGCTGAATTTCGGCCATGGATAGAATCTCTCGTCCGGCAGGGCTGGGACTATCTGCTTGTCTCCATTCATCATCTGCCCGGAAGAGAGCGGCTCCACCTGGTAAACGGCACCGCCGGGGAGTTTGCTCCGCTGCTGGAGGATTTCGATAACGATGGCAGAGCCCTCTGCCATCGTTATTATGGGACTCTGCAGGAGGCTATCTCCACCGGCTGGTTCGATACCGTCGGCCACCTTGATGTGCTGAAAAAGCACAACAGGGATTTTACCTTCTTCGATGAGACCTCCTTCTGGTACAGGTCCCTGGTGAGCGAAACCCTGGAGATCATCAGCCGGCAGGGGGTCAAGATAGAAATAAACACCGCAGGTCTTGGCCATCCACCGCGGGAGCAGTATCCCGGCTCAATGATACTCAGGGAAGCCGCAGCCAAAAATATCGAGTTTGTATTAAGCTCAGATTCCCATTCGGCAGATACTCTCGGGCAGTACTTTGATAAGTTTTCAGCGCTTATGCATAATCAGCGATGA
- a CDS encoding sigma-54-dependent transcriptional regulator, with protein MNKNTAYPVLVIDDEETIRRLLTKELGNENREVMAAATGEEAMAMIRSNWFDVIVMDLLLPDVSDLDLLIRVKEAVPHVEIIMITGHGDIDTAVEAMKLGAYDFIRKPFNLDRLDLMVEKAHQRVQLQRENAILRHRTTSEKEVKFIGNSRAVRDIKFLIDKVAPEKIPVLITGESGSGKDVVARLIHERSSCSDKPMIIKNCATLQKELARSELFGHVKGSFTGGTENREGLLAFAHNSTLFLDEIGDLPIDVQASLLRALETQTYRRVGEKEERCVNIRFLFATNKNLADEVSRGQFNEALFHRINAFHIQMPPIHERREDLPLLVDYFLTTLHPDKPTCRIVKDAMDCMMRYSWPGNVRELRNVIERSIILSENNIITERCMPKEIAAGTEDNEDSFSLEDAEKKHVLKVLDFYSGNRRKTAEALGIGRKTLYRKLSSYLM; from the coding sequence ATGAATAAAAACACTGCATATCCGGTTCTGGTCATTGATGACGAGGAAACCATCCGCAGGCTCTTGACCAAAGAGCTTGGCAATGAAAATCGGGAAGTCATGGCGGCGGCCACAGGCGAAGAAGCCATGGCGATGATCCGGAGCAACTGGTTCGATGTTATCGTCATGGATCTTTTGCTCCCCGACGTCAGCGATCTTGACCTGCTGATCCGGGTCAAGGAGGCGGTGCCTCATGTCGAGATAATCATGATTACCGGGCACGGCGATATCGATACCGCTGTCGAGGCCATGAAGCTGGGAGCCTATGATTTCATCCGAAAACCGTTCAATCTTGACCGGCTCGACCTCATGGTGGAAAAGGCGCACCAGCGTGTCCAGCTCCAGCGCGAAAATGCTATCCTTCGGCATCGCACCACATCGGAGAAAGAAGTTAAGTTTATCGGCAATTCCCGGGCAGTCCGTGACATTAAGTTTCTCATCGACAAAGTGGCTCCGGAAAAGATCCCCGTGCTCATTACCGGGGAATCGGGCTCGGGCAAGGATGTGGTTGCCAGGCTGATCCACGAGCGCTCATCCTGTTCGGATAAACCGATGATAATCAAAAACTGCGCCACTCTGCAGAAAGAGCTTGCCCGCAGTGAGTTGTTCGGTCACGTAAAAGGCTCGTTTACCGGCGGTACGGAAAACCGGGAAGGGTTGCTCGCCTTTGCTCACAACTCCACTCTGTTTCTTGATGAAATCGGGGATTTGCCCATTGATGTTCAGGCCTCCTTGCTGCGGGCACTGGAGACACAAACCTATCGCAGGGTGGGTGAAAAAGAGGAGCGTTGCGTCAACATCCGTTTTCTTTTCGCCACCAACAAAAATCTAGCCGACGAAGTTTCCCGGGGACAATTCAACGAGGCCCTGTTTCACCGCATTAACGCCTTTCACATACAGATGCCGCCCATCCATGAGCGCAGGGAGGATCTGCCTCTGCTGGTTGATTATTTTCTAACCACTCTCCATCCGGACAAGCCGACCTGCAGAATAGTCAAGGATGCCATGGACTGTATGATGCGCTACTCCTGGCCAGGCAATGTCCGTGAATTGCGCAATGTTATTGAGCGCTCTATAATTCTTTCGGAAAACAACATCATTACCGAGCGCTGCATGCCCAAAGAGATCGCCGCGGGCACGGAGGACAACGAAGACAGTTTTTCCCTGGAAGATGCAGAGAAAAAACATGTTCTCAAGGTACTTGACTTTTACTCCGGAAACCGCCGGAAAACCGCAGAAGCTCTGGGTATAGGCAGGAAGACCCTTTATAGAAAGCTGTCGAGCTATTTGATGTAA
- a CDS encoding iron-containing alcohol dehydrogenase — protein sequence MDVTKFAIPEIIFGRGSLRHTGQCSLRLGAKKVFLVSDSGIEEAGWVQQLMDILKKEGIDWVYYSGVTSNPRDYEVELGAEFYLKNDTDVIIAIGGGSALDTAKAIAIIASNGGKIRDYEGANRVQRPLPPMVFITTTAGSGSDISQFCIITDVERTVKMSIITRSLVPNLSIVDPLILQTKTEKLIIQSAADALAHAVEAYVSRIASPFTEMHSLKAIDLILHHLPEAVETRSLKSLEQLSVAAISASMAFSNAGLGAEHALAHSLGGHFDMSHGNVHPILLPAVMRFNLSHATEKLAKIGRVILDRRSGSDYETAQEGIGKLEEFFSSFNVSLKLHQEIAEEQKHHLDKICAMAVNDACNLTNPRPASAEELLEICREVW from the coding sequence ATGGATGTAACTAAATTTGCCATTCCCGAGATTATTTTTGGCCGCGGCAGTTTGCGTCATACGGGACAATGTTCACTGAGACTTGGTGCCAAAAAAGTCTTTTTGGTAAGCGACTCAGGCATTGAAGAGGCCGGATGGGTTCAGCAGCTGATGGATATCCTTAAAAAAGAGGGCATTGACTGGGTTTATTACTCGGGAGTGACCTCTAATCCAAGGGATTACGAGGTTGAACTGGGGGCTGAATTTTACTTAAAAAACGATACCGACGTTATCATCGCCATCGGTGGAGGCAGCGCACTCGACACGGCTAAGGCCATAGCCATTATCGCCAGCAACGGTGGAAAAATACGTGATTATGAGGGCGCCAATCGTGTGCAGCGTCCCTTGCCGCCGATGGTGTTCATCACCACCACCGCCGGCAGCGGCTCTGATATCTCCCAGTTCTGCATTATTACGGATGTTGAGCGGACTGTAAAGATGTCGATAATCACCCGTTCGCTGGTGCCCAACCTTTCCATAGTCGATCCACTTATTTTACAGACAAAGACCGAAAAGCTGATCATTCAGTCTGCCGCCGATGCTCTGGCCCATGCGGTCGAAGCATATGTTTCAAGGATCGCGTCCCCGTTTACGGAGATGCACTCCCTCAAGGCAATTGATCTTATCCTGCACCACCTGCCGGAGGCCGTAGAGACACGTTCACTGAAGTCTCTGGAGCAGCTCAGTGTTGCCGCGATTTCAGCCTCCATGGCCTTCAGCAATGCCGGGTTGGGTGCCGAACATGCTCTGGCCCATTCACTTGGCGGGCACTTTGACATGTCCCATGGTAATGTCCATCCTATTCTGCTGCCTGCTGTTATGCGCTTCAACCTTTCACATGCCACCGAGAAACTGGCTAAAATCGGCCGGGTTATCCTTGACCGGCGAAGTGGATCCGATTACGAAACCGCGCAGGAAGGGATCGGCAAACTTGAAGAATTCTTCTCCTCCTTCAATGTATCCCTCAAACTGCACCAGGAGATAGCGGAGGAACAGAAGCACCACCTTGACAAGATTTGTGCAATGGCGGTGAATGATGCCTGTAATTTGACAAATCCACGTCCGGCGTCGGCCGAGGAACTCTTGGAAATATGTAGGGAGGTGTGGTGA
- a CDS encoding aldehyde ferredoxin oxidoreductase family protein, whose product MADKIFRINMSDLTTRIEEVPGEWAAHGGRGLTSTIVAAEVEPLCHALGPNNKLVFAPGLLSGTPAANSGRISVGAKSPLTGTIKEANAGGTAAQLLARCGCKALIIEGQAQGDQWYTILLSPDAITIEKETELVGKGNFAVVETLGHRYEGKRGIISIGPAGEMKMAAANISVKDPDGKMRSAGRGGLGAVMGAKRVKCIIIDPRDGKVEIADPDAFKAANKAFATALTSHPISQGLGQYGTNVLVNIINESGGLPTRNFTLGQFEGHEKISGETMYDLIKERGGKAKHGCHPGCVIQCSQIYNDAAREYKTSGFEYESIWAMGADCCVDDLDKIAEADSIMDDLGLDSIETSVAMGVAMEAGVLAFGDGEEMCRILREEVALGTGLGRIIGGGAGLVGRSYGVTRVPVVKNQAIPAYDPRAIKGIGITYATSTMGADHTMGYSIATNILNVGGSVDPLSKEGQVELSRNLQIATAAIDSTGMCLFIAFAALDDETCLPALIDLINARFGISLNGDDVSNLGKHILKTEKSFNEKAGFGKEDDRLPEFFSIEKLPPHNVVWDYPGEEIDSFWDF is encoded by the coding sequence ATGGCAGATAAAATTTTTCGCATCAACATGAGTGATCTGACAACACGTATTGAAGAAGTCCCGGGAGAGTGGGCTGCCCATGGAGGCAGGGGACTTACCTCCACTATAGTCGCTGCTGAAGTAGAACCGCTGTGCCACGCTCTCGGACCTAATAATAAGCTCGTCTTTGCCCCGGGTCTGCTTTCAGGAACGCCGGCCGCGAACTCGGGCCGCATCTCGGTCGGCGCCAAAAGTCCTCTTACCGGCACTATCAAGGAAGCCAACGCCGGCGGTACAGCGGCTCAGCTTCTGGCCCGCTGCGGCTGTAAGGCGCTGATAATCGAAGGTCAGGCCCAGGGCGATCAGTGGTACACCATACTGCTCTCTCCTGATGCGATTACCATTGAAAAAGAGACTGAACTTGTCGGCAAAGGCAACTTTGCCGTTGTCGAAACACTCGGGCACCGGTATGAAGGCAAAAGGGGCATCATATCTATTGGTCCAGCAGGGGAGATGAAAATGGCAGCAGCCAACATCTCCGTCAAAGACCCGGATGGAAAAATGCGTTCGGCCGGGCGCGGCGGGCTGGGTGCGGTGATGGGGGCAAAAAGAGTTAAATGTATCATCATAGATCCTCGGGACGGAAAGGTGGAAATAGCTGATCCCGATGCATTCAAGGCGGCGAACAAAGCCTTTGCCACAGCGTTGACCAGTCATCCCATCAGCCAGGGACTGGGGCAGTACGGCACCAATGTACTGGTCAACATCATTAACGAATCCGGCGGCCTGCCGACAAGAAACTTTACTCTTGGCCAGTTTGAAGGCCATGAGAAAATTTCCGGTGAGACCATGTATGATCTCATCAAGGAGCGCGGCGGCAAAGCCAAACATGGCTGCCATCCCGGCTGTGTTATTCAGTGTTCACAGATTTACAACGATGCTGCCCGGGAATATAAGACTTCAGGATTCGAATATGAGTCGATTTGGGCAATGGGAGCGGACTGCTGTGTGGATGACCTCGATAAAATTGCCGAAGCAGACAGCATCATGGACGACCTCGGACTCGATTCCATAGAAACCTCGGTTGCCATGGGAGTTGCCATGGAGGCGGGTGTTCTGGCCTTTGGCGACGGCGAGGAAATGTGCCGCATTCTCCGTGAAGAAGTGGCTCTAGGGACAGGGCTTGGCCGTATTATCGGCGGCGGCGCCGGGCTGGTGGGCCGATCTTATGGTGTCACCAGGGTTCCTGTAGTTAAGAATCAGGCAATCCCGGCTTACGATCCGCGCGCCATTAAAGGTATAGGCATAACCTATGCCACCTCCACCATGGGAGCGGACCACACCATGGGATATTCCATCGCCACCAATATTCTCAATGTCGGCGGCTCGGTTGATCCGTTGTCCAAAGAGGGGCAGGTGGAACTCTCCCGAAACCTGCAGATCGCCACAGCCGCCATCGACTCCACCGGCATGTGCCTGTTTATCGCCTTTGCCGCTTTAGATGACGAAACCTGCCTTCCTGCGCTCATTGATCTTATCAATGCCCGTTTCGGCATCAGCCTGAATGGTGATGACGTAAGTAATCTGGGCAAACATATTCTCAAAACAGAAAAATCGTTTAACGAGAAAGCCGGGTTCGGCAAGGAAGATGATCGTCTGCCGGAGTTTTTCAGTATTGAAAAATTGCCGCCTCATAATGTTGTCTGGGATTACCCAGGCGAGGAAATCGATAGCTTCTGGGACTTTTAA
- a CDS encoding urease accessory protein UreH domain-containing protein has protein sequence MELETLLLAAIQSSFLLGLLHGVNPCGHSWLVLAPFITGEKNGGRVALLTCAFLGGTALACLALGASLGAISQIVPVHMSAWVEGGTSFILILLGMMLIYNPEILHNHTHGHDHGHDEHDGSCHSTGHEHSHRQCEVQHDHDTSDSLNLFKKLSASTKWLPFALFGIGFVNMIVPCPTAAVMYGYALNAGSTLTATLVFGTYAVSTAIAVGGVIFLIYKATSMASSLQKKWIEPLIMRLSGGVIVVFSAYSLYQLSA, from the coding sequence ATGGAACTCGAAACACTATTATTGGCAGCGATCCAATCCAGCTTTTTGCTTGGTCTTCTTCACGGAGTCAATCCTTGTGGTCATAGCTGGCTGGTGCTGGCCCCATTTATAACCGGAGAAAAAAATGGCGGGCGGGTTGCCCTCCTCACTTGTGCTTTTCTCGGTGGAACCGCTTTGGCCTGTCTCGCCTTAGGCGCCAGCCTTGGGGCAATCTCCCAGATTGTACCCGTGCATATGAGTGCCTGGGTGGAAGGAGGAACATCTTTCATTCTGATTCTCCTGGGCATGATGCTCATATATAATCCAGAGATACTGCACAATCATACCCATGGTCATGATCACGGACATGATGAGCATGACGGGTCCTGTCACTCAACCGGGCACGAGCACAGCCATCGTCAATGCGAGGTGCAACATGATCATGACACTTCAGATTCCCTTAATTTATTCAAGAAGCTGTCTGCCAGCACCAAATGGTTGCCGTTTGCTTTATTCGGCATCGGGTTTGTCAACATGATAGTGCCTTGTCCAACGGCTGCCGTAATGTATGGCTATGCACTGAATGCAGGGAGCACCCTTACCGCAACCCTTGTCTTTGGAACCTATGCTGTTTCCACGGCAATCGCCGTTGGGGGTGTAATATTTTTAATATACAAGGCTACCAGTATGGCAAGTTCGCTTCAGAAAAAATGGATAGAGCCGCTGATCATGCGGCTGTCCGGAGGTGTGATTGTCGTCTTTTCCGCATATAGCCTCTATCAACTATCTGCCTGA
- a CDS encoding iron-containing alcohol dehydrogenase, with the protein MAIREEVFGYFIPSVTLIGIGAAKEIPGKLRALGGSKPLIVTDKGITAAGIAKQITDLLDKAEMEYIVFDETIPNPTDKNVHDGVEVYKKEKCDSLITLGGGSAHDCGKGVGLVIANGGAIHDFEGVDKSSKPMPPYVAVNTTAGTASEMTRFCIITDTSRKVKMAIVDWRVTPGVALDDPMLMMGMPPALTAATGMDALTHAVEAYVSTAATPLTDSAAEKAIELIARHLRPAVANGSDIDAREGMCYAQYLAGMAFNNASLGHVHAMAHQLGGFYDLPHGECNAILLPHVSAFNLIGKIERFVKIAELLGEVTSGLSPRSAAELAIDAIKKLSADIGIPSGLVELGKRYGKEVRAEDIPTMRANAQKDACGLTNPRLPKDMDVEAIYTAAL; encoded by the coding sequence ATGGCAATACGAGAAGAAGTATTTGGTTATTTCATTCCCAGTGTAACACTGATCGGCATAGGTGCGGCAAAGGAAATACCCGGTAAGCTCAGGGCGCTTGGAGGCAGCAAACCTCTCATTGTCACCGATAAGGGCATTACTGCCGCCGGCATAGCCAAACAGATCACCGATCTACTCGATAAAGCGGAAATGGAATATATCGTTTTCGACGAAACCATTCCCAACCCCACCGATAAAAACGTACACGATGGTGTCGAAGTCTATAAAAAAGAAAAATGCGACAGCCTGATCACCCTTGGCGGCGGCAGCGCTCATGACTGCGGCAAGGGCGTAGGACTGGTGATTGCCAATGGAGGTGCAATACACGATTTTGAGGGAGTCGATAAATCCAGTAAACCGATGCCTCCCTATGTTGCAGTGAACACCACCGCCGGAACCGCTTCGGAAATGACCCGGTTCTGCATCATTACCGACACCAGCCGGAAAGTGAAAATGGCTATAGTCGACTGGCGGGTCACTCCCGGTGTTGCTCTTGATGATCCAATGCTGATGATGGGGATGCCGCCCGCTTTGACTGCTGCCACCGGTATGGATGCCCTGACCCATGCCGTGGAGGCCTATGTTTCCACAGCTGCCACGCCGCTGACGGACTCCGCCGCGGAAAAAGCAATCGAGCTTATCGCCAGACACCTGCGACCTGCGGTGGCCAATGGCAGCGATATCGATGCACGCGAAGGAATGTGCTATGCCCAGTATCTCGCCGGAATGGCTTTCAACAATGCCAGTCTCGGTCACGTTCATGCCATGGCGCATCAGCTCGGTGGTTTTTATGACCTGCCCCATGGCGAATGCAATGCTATCCTGTTGCCTCACGTGAGCGCCTTTAATCTTATCGGCAAGATAGAACGGTTTGTCAAAATAGCTGAGCTCCTGGGAGAAGTTACATCCGGACTTTCCCCTCGCTCCGCGGCGGAACTTGCCATCGATGCGATCAAAAAACTTTCCGCAGATATCGGTATTCCTTCAGGGCTCGTGGAACTGGGCAAACGTTACGGCAAGGAAGTCAGAGCCGAAGATATCCCCACTATGAGGGCCAACGCCCAAAAAGACGCCTGCGGCCTTACCAACCCGAGACTTCCCAAGGATATGGATGTCGAAGCCATATATACCGCTGCTCTATAA
- a CDS encoding MarR family winged helix-turn-helix transcriptional regulator, whose product MSLELLSHQLAEFYDKMSSWEHSIVKDSGLSPAQMHTVEIIGHNQDMRMKELAERLGVTTGTLTVGVDKLEKLGLVQRRPHEKDRRSWLIVLTDKGKKMYEEHHAFHQQFTNEISGDLTLEQIKTLTEHLDKLLKRL is encoded by the coding sequence ATGAGTCTGGAATTACTCTCACACCAACTGGCTGAATTTTACGATAAAATGTCTTCATGGGAGCATTCCATAGTCAAAGACAGCGGTTTATCTCCGGCTCAGATGCATACGGTCGAGATAATTGGCCATAATCAGGACATGAGGATGAAGGAACTGGCGGAACGGCTCGGAGTGACAACAGGAACACTCACAGTGGGAGTGGACAAACTCGAGAAATTGGGCCTGGTCCAACGCAGGCCCCATGAAAAGGACCGCCGTTCATGGTTGATTGTTTTAACCGATAAAGGAAAAAAGATGTATGAAGAACATCATGCATTTCATCAACAGTTCACTAATGAAATTTCAGGTGATCTCACCTTGGAGCAAATTAAAACCCTCACGGAACATCTCGATAAGTTACTGAAAAGGCTATAA
- a CDS encoding ABC transporter permease, producing MKNVFHLILKRTLASLVTVFVISLIIFIGVELLPGDVAETVLGQSATQETVKAFRDELKLDLPPHIRYGVWLGDFLQGDFGNSLANGRPVSGLIGWRFANTLFLAATTAVIAVPLAVLLGMMAAFYRNTLFDKSISTITLSFISFPEFFIAYILIVIFSVQLNILPSMAAINPGMGLWAKLEAILLPALTLTCVVTAHMMRQTRAAIINVLSSAYIEMAELKGVRRLRIIMLHAFPNSLSPVINVIALNLAYLVVGVVIVEVVFVYPGLGQLLVDSVAKRDIPVVQASGLIFATAYIFLNLIADVLSMLVNPRLRRSS from the coding sequence ATGAAAAACGTATTTCATCTCATATTGAAACGAACTCTGGCCAGTCTGGTGACGGTTTTCGTAATTTCACTCATAATATTTATCGGTGTCGAGCTGCTTCCGGGCGATGTCGCTGAAACGGTGCTTGGCCAGTCGGCAACACAAGAGACGGTCAAGGCTTTTCGCGACGAACTCAAGCTCGATCTGCCGCCCCACATCCGCTACGGCGTCTGGCTGGGTGATTTTCTCCAGGGCGACTTTGGCAATTCCCTGGCCAACGGCAGGCCGGTATCCGGCCTGATTGGCTGGAGGTTCGCCAACACCCTGTTTCTGGCGGCGACCACGGCAGTCATCGCCGTCCCTCTTGCCGTCCTTCTCGGTATGATGGCCGCCTTCTACCGCAATACGCTCTTTGATAAATCCATTTCCACCATCACGCTCAGCTTTATTTCCTTTCCGGAGTTCTTTATCGCCTATATCCTTATCGTTATTTTCTCCGTGCAGTTAAATATCCTTCCCAGCATGGCGGCGATCAACCCCGGGATGGGGCTCTGGGCCAAGCTTGAAGCGATCCTTCTGCCCGCCCTTACCCTGACCTGCGTGGTCACCGCTCACATGATGCGTCAGACCAGGGCGGCAATTATCAACGTTTTGTCGAGCGCCTACATCGAAATGGCCGAACTCAAGGGGGTCAGGCGCCTGCGCATCATCATGCTGCACGCCTTCCCCAACTCTCTGTCACCCGTTATCAATGTCATAGCTTTAAATCTCGCCTATCTTGTAGTTGGTGTTGTGATTGTCGAAGTTGTCTTCGTCTACCCGGGACTCGGGCAGCTGCTGGTCGACTCGGTGGCAAAAAGGGACATTCCGGTGGTTCAGGCTTCGGGACTGATATTTGCCACGGCATATATCTTTCTCAACCTGATTGCCGATGTTCTTTCCATGCTGGTCAATCCGCGGCTGCGCCGCTCATCGTAA
- a CDS encoding two-component system sensor histidine kinase NtrB produces the protein MKPVTTLEDLVGIEHTKLGFYQELQQKIKQLKASNLELDKKRKKVQAVLDGITDLMAVLSDDSKIERVNHVFHKWFPGVDPLSQYFHETLCGKEDICEHCPVKRSLQNDDIVKELCINKVEGKYKHFRVIASPLESGVIGKRQILLSMRDVTLEKEFQAQFYQAEKMATIGVLAAGVAHEINNPLAGISGFAEGLQRRIGLIRNKVDPHVVEDFEEYTQTIINECIRCRDIVQTLLTFSRPVASSLIPVNINSCVRDTLFILKHHFKEHHNIAIKPELGETLPLIMGDEPQLKQVIINLITNAFDATGEDGEIKIQTTTNEEKGVTIIVEDSGCGIPLELQDKLFEPFFTTKPAGKGSIGIGLSTCFTIVNNHGGSIAVTSDEGLGSTFRVMLPGIE, from the coding sequence ATGAAACCGGTAACAACACTTGAAGACCTGGTCGGTATTGAACACACCAAGCTTGGTTTTTATCAGGAACTGCAGCAGAAAATAAAACAGCTGAAAGCCTCCAACCTGGAACTTGATAAAAAGAGAAAAAAGGTTCAGGCCGTCCTGGACGGCATCACCGATTTAATGGCGGTGCTCTCGGATGATTCAAAAATAGAGCGTGTCAATCATGTCTTTCACAAATGGTTTCCCGGTGTGGATCCCCTGAGCCAGTACTTCCATGAGACCCTTTGCGGTAAGGAGGACATCTGTGAACATTGCCCGGTCAAGAGATCTTTGCAGAACGATGATATCGTCAAAGAGCTCTGTATCAACAAGGTTGAAGGCAAATACAAACATTTTCGGGTCATTGCCTCTCCGCTTGAGTCAGGTGTCATCGGCAAACGCCAGATTCTCCTCTCCATGCGCGATGTTACCTTGGAAAAAGAGTTTCAGGCGCAATTCTATCAGGCTGAGAAAATGGCCACCATTGGTGTCCTGGCGGCAGGAGTAGCACACGAAATCAATAACCCGCTTGCCGGAATAAGCGGGTTTGCAGAAGGCCTGCAACGGCGCATCGGTCTGATTCGCAACAAGGTCGACCCGCATGTTGTCGAGGATTTTGAAGAATACACCCAGACCATAATCAATGAATGCATACGCTGCCGCGATATCGTGCAGACACTGCTCACCTTCAGCAGACCTGTGGCTTCAAGCCTGATTCCCGTCAATATAAACAGCTGTGTGCGGGACACGCTCTTTATCTTGAAGCATCACTTTAAAGAGCACCATAATATCGCCATCAAACCCGAGCTCGGAGAAACGCTGCCTCTCATCATGGGGGACGAGCCGCAACTCAAGCAGGTTATCATCAATCTTATCACCAATGCCTTTGATGCCACCGGAGAGGATGGCGAGATAAAAATACAAACAACTACCAATGAAGAAAAAGGCGTTACCATCATCGTCGAGGACTCGGGATGCGGTATTCCTCTGGAACTGCAGGATAAACTCTTCGAACCGTTTTTCACCACCAAGCCGGCGGGTAAAGGCAGTATCGGCATTGGTCTTTCAACCTGCTTCACTATCGTAAATAATCATGGAGGGAGCATCGCAGTAACAAGCGACGAAGGTCTGGGTTCAACTTTCCGCGTCATGTTGCCGGGGATAGAATAA
- a CDS encoding transposase, with the protein MARIARVVAPGVPHHIIQRGNRRLDTFFSERDYKEYLYLMADWCNRCKVEIWAYCLMPNHVHLIGMSQTEEGLRKGIGEAHRRYTLYINGENDWKGHLWQGRFASYPMDESHLIAATRYILMNPVWARLARKPEKYKWSSCKAHLEGKDDILVKVAPLARLVPDFRELLDSELPPEQYEALKSHEKTGRPLGDEAFLDNLEQITARSLKKKKPGPKKR; encoded by the coding sequence ATGGCACGCATAGCACGGGTGGTCGCACCAGGGGTTCCCCATCATATCATCCAGCGGGGTAATCGCCGGCTGGACACCTTTTTCTCAGAGAGAGACTACAAGGAATATCTTTATCTGATGGCTGACTGGTGTAACCGTTGTAAGGTAGAGATCTGGGCTTACTGCCTGATGCCGAATCACGTTCACCTCATCGGCATGTCGCAGACCGAAGAAGGGCTGCGCAAGGGCATTGGCGAAGCTCATCGCCGCTATACGCTCTATATCAACGGCGAAAACGACTGGAAGGGCCACCTCTGGCAAGGGAGATTTGCCTCCTATCCGATGGACGAGAGCCATCTTATTGCCGCAACACGGTATATCCTCATGAATCCGGTATGGGCCCGACTTGCGAGAAAACCGGAAAAATACAAGTGGAGCAGCTGCAAGGCGCATCTGGAAGGCAAGGATGACATCCTGGTGAAGGTTGCCCCTCTCGCCAGACTTGTCCCTGACTTCAGGGAACTGCTCGATTCAGAATTGCCTCCGGAGCAGTATGAGGCCCTCAAAAGCCATGAAAAGACCGGCAGACCGCTGGGCGATGAAGCCTTTCTCGACAACTTGGAGCAGATCACCGCTCGATCGCTGAAGAAGAAAAAGCCGGGACCGAAGAAAAGATAA